Within Telopea speciosissima isolate NSW1024214 ecotype Mountain lineage chromosome 8, Tspe_v1, whole genome shotgun sequence, the genomic segment TCTTCGAAAAGATGGAAGCACCTGTGAGCATGTCTAACATGTCGTCAAGTCTTGGAATAGGAAACCTGTATTTGACGGTGATCTTGTTTATTGCCCTGCTATCAATACACATCCTCCATgtaccatctttctttggagTAAGTAATGCTGGAACAGCACATGGGCTCATGCTCTCAACAATAAACCCCTTGCGAATCAGGTCATCCACTTGTCTCTTGAGCTCGGCATGCTCAGTAGGGCTGAGACGATAAGTGGGCAGATTTGGTAGCACCGAACCTGGTACTAGATCAATGGCATGCTGAATATCCCTCATAGGAGGGAGCTCATCTGGAAGATCGTCTGGTACTAGATCTGAGAAATCATCAAGCAGATCTTTtatggatttgggatgaatagTGGTAGGGGTTGGTGACACTGCTCTTGTGACCAGGGCTAGTATCAACCCTGTCTCTTCACTTGTAGTAAGGAATTCTTGGTGAGGCAGGGATAGAATTCGTTGCTCCATGGGTTGTGCTTTAGTAGTACTAGTACTAGCATGTGGTGCCTTGCTGCTTGACCCTCCTTTCATTGGCTGTCTATTGTCAATAGTTTTCAAGACCTGTTGTCGCTTCAGCTGGGCAGCTCTAAGCCTTGGCTTCATCAATGGTACATTGAGGGTGTTGAGAACCAGTGGTTTCCCTTTGAAGTCAAAGAAACACTGATTTTTTGTACCTCCCGTCAATACATTGTTATCATACATCCATGGTCTCCCAAGTAAGACATCAGTCAGAATCATAGGAATTATATCACACCAGACATTCTCCTCGTAACCAGAAATCTTGAGTGGCACTGAGCATCGCTGATTAACCTCTAAAGTATCATTATTAAGTAAGGATACCTTGTATGGTTGTGGGTGAGGTTCAGCTTTAAGCTTCTCTTCAATGACAAAAGCTTTAGAAACCACGTTGACACAACTACCGCTGTCCACGATCACTTGTGCTGTTGCTGTCCCGCTATCCATCAGtgtataaaagatgcaatgtcGACGCCAGTCCTCTCCTTTAGATTCAGCAACCAGAATGCGAGTTACTACATTTTACCTCATAAATTTCGTCTTCCAAAGTATCATCATAGTCTTCTCCCTCAAGAGCAGCATTAACGGCCCAATTGTCATTAAACTGCAGGTCACAAACTTGGACATCTGGACTAGtttccatggctgcaatcactGAATTGGACTTCCCTCTTTGGGGGCAGTACCTTGCATAATGACCATCTTGTTggcaatggaaacacttgttaGGTGTTTGACTACCCATGGGGGCCTTACCCTTTTCCTCTGTAGTTGGTGGAGCTCGGGTAGGGAAACCACTAGATCTGTTAGGAGTAAAGGTTCTCCTAATATCACCGGACTGCGGTGTGAATCTTCGCGGGGCAGCCTTGATTAAATCTTCAGCATCCATGGCCTTTTCAAAACAGTGAttcaaattatatatttcaaCCACGCCTATCTTGTCTTTAATGTCAACCCTCAATCCCAACTTGAAACGGGATATAAGCTggtcatcattctcatctacaCCCGTACGTGAGAGTAAGTCATTGAATTTATCAATATACTCCTCAACTGTTAAGGAACCTTGTCGTATAGTGTTCAGTTGATCATGCAAACGCCTCTGATAAGGAGGTAAGTACTTCTCTTTGAGAATCTCTTTCATAGCTGCCCAAGTAATTGGTTCCATGTGACGACGGATCAACCTGTCTTCATGTGTACGCCACCAATCTCTGGCTCCTCCAGTTAACTTAGTCGTGGCCAGCTGCATCTTTCGGTCTTCAGACAACCGAAACCACTTGAAGTAGTCATCTAGAGCACTCAACCAgtcatggaatgcaatagggtcaTGTTTCCCGTTATATTCCTTCAGATCCAGTTTTACCTTATGCTTATCATCACGGTAATACTGATTTCCATCgtgatcttcatcttcttcataggTAGAATTGTTGTTGATCCTGTGTCTGTAGTGTGGGAACCCTCTGTGGTAACCTACGTGGATGTCGGTTGTTAGTGTATGAAGCAGCAGCTTCAGTTTGTGATATTTGCTGTGGAGGTGCAGTAGGACCTTGTTGTGACAGTACATCAACCTGTTGCTTGATGGTCTTCACATCTTCAGATAAAACCTTGACTATCTCagccagttgatgtagagtggtTGGATCACTTGATTTTGGAGAACCCATAgctaggctttgataccaaataatgtaattccagatggatgtcaatccaactaaaaccagaaccagaatctGCTTGGGTATAATGCAATCGGTTAGGGCAGAATGGAGGATTAGATGAacttagggttagggcttaatggagttagggtttgatggtacggataggagaagaagggttaggGGGTTGGGATGAAAGCTTACTTGTGTTGGATGGACCCTTGGACTGATAACAGATCTGAGTAACTAATCTTTGAACCTTCACACAATCGGCAGCAACAAACTTGACAAACTTGAATGCACTCGAAGGAGAGAAAACAGTGAactagtgaaggctatctcagcctcaccttcacagcctatctcaggacagtggaatgcattaaagcaataatcttcttcattaaatcgtggggggatcaatggagctctttacattatatagccttcaaggctggacataaaataaatcctaactatgactaggactcaaaaatagaaataggaatgccaactaggactaggactcaaaataggaatgctaactaggacttaggacttctaattaggattcagatttgcactaggaatcctaattagaatataactcaataaaaataaaatataggacttctaattaggattcagatttgcactaggaatcttaattagattacaactcaataaaaataaaacaaatactaaaaATCCCCACGATTGTTGCTAGTGTAGGGATtcatccctacacctacccgatggttacttaggctggtgtagggaagaatccctacacctgcggctggttttagacagccagtttACATCAGCATCATCTCATGATCAAaaagtagatgtcaaaatagtAACTCACTCATAACATCATATCCAGCCATGAGGACAGCTTCAAAGTGCCATCAAAGGAAGGGTCTTAGTACTGTATTCAACAGTGAAAATATGGGCAGGACGCAGGATATGTTGGATGGATCTGTGGCTCCAGAGACTAGAAGGCTGCTGCAGAAATATCTAGTATCAGTGAACCGCAAGGACAAGAAACCTGTCTTCAAGTCTGGAACTCAATGGATAGACTCTTCCAAGTTGAGAACAACTCTCAGTTAGTGTCAATCAGCGTCTTCAATTACTTCTCTGAAGTTGAAGTTGCAGAATCCTAAACTAACAAGTAGGAGTCGATGGAGTGAAagtaaaagaggaagaagggaggggTCTCTTACCCATGGCCTCTCACCATAATTCTCTCACAAAGCAGCTGACTCACTCAGCATCAGCACAAGGCttcgtttttcttttctccaatCATGTGGGGGTATGTTCCCTTTCAACTTCGTTTATAATAAGCAAGCCAAATACAAACAGGCTCTCCGTGTGTGGGAGAGCTGTACACTAATAGAAATTCCTTGATTGCTATTTAAATGAAAAAGAAACTACTTACTAAAGGATACTGAAATTAGAAAATGCCTAACAAACTCCTAATCTCTAGTTACAAACTTACAATCAAACTGGAAAATAAATAACTACTTAGCAATAGAAACAAGATAAACTAAAGAGAAACAAAGATGAGAAAGATCTTCAAAGAATCCAACCCTCCACTGGGCTCACTAAATCTTTCAATATTCTTCTACTGCAAGGAAACCACTCCAGTAGTCCAGACTCCAGACTGGGTCCCAGAAAATCTggcaaaataaatatttttccaGCTGCTGGTCGATTGCTATCTTGGGACAGAATATGGCTGGACCAATGggcttaaataaccccaaaacatGGACCCAAATATGGGCCTGAACAGTACCATGATCATttttcacgtgaacagtaacacTTGAACAATTCTGCTCCTTGAACTACATCACTCAACTAGCAATCCAAGCTGTAATACCAACCCAGCAACTCCATAGCATACTAGCTGATTGTAGACCGAAGAAGAAATGGCTCGGCGTGTTAGCATGCGCATCTTCTTCTTGCTTGTTGGGGCACAGATTTATCTCCCGACTAACTATTGTCTGTGAGCCTATCTTCAAATTACTCGAGAAAGATCAAACCAAAGTATGGAATCAACAGTGTCAAAAGGCGTTTGATCATATTCAGGAATATTTGACTAATCCGCCACGAGACCTAACAAAAGAGGTAAACTTGAAGTGTTAAGAAAGACTGGGATGGGAAACAAAACAGAATGTACTGGATTTTTAGCACGTACAACCATCAAAGCAGGGCTTGACGAAACAGAAAGTATCATGGTACGTTGTCCTTCTCTGAAATGGAAATTTCATGCTGGAGCAAGAACTAGCAGTCGATGTCTCTGATGGAGTAATCCCTATTCCTCAACTAAAACTGGATAGCGCCTTTATTGCATAAAGGACAGCGTCCGAGTGTGGCTCCCAACTAGCCCGAAAGACATCCATGAATTGTGGATGAGGAGATAGCCAAGCTGCTTCAAAGCTAAAGAAGCTgggaaaaaaaagtacaaaggGAGGTCCCCTACTGGTTGCATTGGTTAGTAGATCCCCGCGTCATTGCTCGGGATCAGAGACTTTCATATTTAAGTACGGGGGGATAGAGACGCATGGTAATTTGAATCCGCCGAATCAAAGCCGAAATCATTCGCCAAAGCAAggcatttttcttcttcaatgaatcCCAGGCACGAATAATAAGAGTCGTCTGTTTAATCAGACGTGACTAAAAGGCAAGCCCAAAATCACCTATTTGGATCTTGACATGTCGATCGTTTTAAACCGTAGGCATCTCGCCCGGAAGTTGGTGGGCACAGGGTGCTCCCTTTTACTCATTTATATCTATAGGGTGTATAAGACCTGGAATATTGGCAATGGAGTTTATTCACAATTATATCAAGGATTCCTGGATGAGATAGGATAATTTGTGATGTAGTAGTGGTACATCGAATGGGCTGTATAGCAGGCCAATATCTGGCCCATCTTATGGGTTTATTTAAGCCCATCGAGCAACATGTATTTAGCCCATAATTCTGTTTCTATTCATGGCCATCGAGTTCTGCTCAATATGACCATCAAGCCAGCATATTATGAGGAGATCGACCTGCATGTCTTATGGGCCACACGGCCAGCTAGCTTGGAGCTCAAGTTGGAGTTTAATTACCAATTGCATGGAGACTAGTTAGACTTAGTTTTAGTTAGTTTTATTTGCTATTTCAGTGATGATTTGTAATAACCAATAAGATTTACTTTTCCTAGTTaaattaggattttaatttcagtttctatAAAACCCTTTTATGGGCCATTGGGCATCGACATGATAGATTTGAAGAGTTTCCTTCAAGGGGATGTGCGATTCAATTGTTGGGGTGAGGCTTTGGGTGTGATGACTTAGTGAGATTCTGATTCAGATTGGTGGGAGGCCTTAACTATCTGTTCATCTacctattcttctttttctattttaaattttcTCTTTAAGTTCTGGTTTAGTCTCCATCGATTGATACTGTTCTTCTGAAATTTTatactttgtttttttgaataaatttcAGTCCCAACTTAGTTCTCAGATTAGACCAATCAACCTTTTGGGATCTTCAAGGTCCTCATAAAAGAGCCACTCGGCCATAGTGTTGGATTAATCTGACTTGTAGATTTGATTTAATCAaagttttcctttttatttttttctgcaagtatactaattcagatctgaatATTGTTAATTACTTTgaatctaaccattggatctTGTTGAGGTTTGGATCAAATTTTATACACCTTAAGAGAGAGACTCGATCCAAGTTTTAGCAGGATCTCTGACCTGCTGATTTTCTGGAATTTGAATTTCCAATTCTGCCTATGGGGTTTTTCATATACTGAATTCTATTACGATTTCTGAGATTGATTTTCTGATTTAATATCCTGATTTTTAAATTCTGTTACTCAATCTTCTCAAAATTGAATCTTATTGGTAATCCTAGTTCTGAATTTATGGGATTCCAGTTTTACCCCTGACCTTAAACCTGATATTCTAACCATCAGATTTGCTTCAACTGTTTCAGAACTTATTCCTTGTATTATCTAGTGAATTCGATAAGAGTTTTATGTTATTCTGACTGTCTGATATTAAGTTATTCCAGTATTCCTTAAATTTTGGTTTGGTTCTCTGAGTAGACATACTGGTTAGGTACTGTTTGGTTAATCCCCTACAGTTCCATCAGTTTGCCTCCCTTGGAGCAAACTGGACAGATTTGGCCTCCCAAACGTCCTACAACAGGAGCTCATCAACTCAGCCAACATCACCCTTAAAAACCCAAGAAATCCAACAATTTTCTCTAAATCAAGATTGCAGAGGAGCTACTCATTGGCCATCGCCAATGGTTGCCTTGGGATTTTATCAACATTGGAACTCATCGCTAACTGCGGTGCACCTGGTGCATTCTCCTGCTTACAGAGCTACTGATCTGCTCTCAACCATTTGTATGAATTTAGAGGCTTGGTTTTTGAACCCGCTTGGATGTTTCAGATTGCCAGTACAGCTAGATTTGTTGATTGTTTTGATATTTGCTGCTTCTGTTGTATATGGATTTTGCTCAAAATTCTAAGCTTCTTCATGTATCACAGCATGATTGTATGTGCATTGACTTAGAGAAGTATCATCTGCTTGATGATCAGGATCAATGTCATTTAGTTATTTTTACATGGATTAAACAGGAAAGAATGGATGGCGTGTGGAACTTTCCCATAATTCTAAGGGTGGCGGTGGAGGTCGTGGTGGTGGACGtggacgtggtggtggtggtgaggaCCTGAAGTGCTATGAGTGTGGTGAACCGGGTCATTTTGCTCGGGAATGTCGCTTGCGGATTGGTTCACGTGGCATGGGAAGTGGACGGCGTCGAAGCCCCAGTCCTCGACACCGTAGGAGCCCAAGTTATGGTCGTAGGTATGTTTAATTTTCTTCATTATGTGTTGCATGCATTTCAGATTTGAACATTAATGAAGACCTTCATTTACCTTCATTGAAAAGAGCGTGGACCTcagcgcaacggtaaggttgctccattggtttgagtcgggaaacagcctttccatgaagtgggggtaagactgcgtacattatgaccctccccagaccctgcagtggcgggagcctcatgcactgggttacaccctttttttatttacattcaTTGAAAACCAATAGTTACCCTACTCTGGCCATATTGCAAGTTTTACGTCTtccttgttctctctctctctctcttgggggGGAGGAAATAGATGAGTCTTCTCTTACTGGTTGATGGGAGAAGATGCCCTTCTTCCAAGTGCTGTGCTACTGGTACCTGTCCTGGTGTTTTAATAGTTTGAAACTGGAAAGAGTACTGGAATGTTTATGGTATGTGAAAATTTTACTtacatgaatttttttatcACTACGAATGCTTCAATTTTTGTAGGAGTTACAGCCCTCGCGGTAGAAAATCTCCTCGACGTCACAGTATATCACCTCGCCGCGGCCGCAGCTACAGCAGGTCACCACCACCATATCGTCATGCTGCTCGTGATTCACCTTACGCTAATGGGTATGCCATAGTCTTGTTCTTGAACAATTAaagtttcttcttgtttttgcaATCTTATTACCTAAAGCCAAGACTTCTTTGAAGATGATACTCTTAGTAaattccaccccccccccccctaaaaaaaataaaattggttaACGTGTGCCTGACCAACCAATGTGGGTTTATAATGAGGGATAGAAATGCTACTCCGAAGAGGGTTAGTTTACAATGGTCTCTGTTTGTTGGATGGTTGACAGCACTATTATCATTTTAGGCAATCATTTTACCTGatcatatatttataattttgttCCCTTTATTTACAATTTATATCCATTCTATTCTGATGTCAGTCCTGTTGCCAGAGATCAACGCCGGAGCAGGAGCTGATGCTGACACGTGTGCATCTTATGAGATTATTCACTATCTTAGTAGTCCTGATAGGATGGTTCGACAAAAAGAGAATCTTGTTACTTCTGTTCACTGAATGACAATTGGATTTGTTAGGATTTGGCTTTGATTAACTGAGCTTCTACATGTCAAAGGGGGTGGTTTGGACTCTGCTTTTGCATGGAAATACTCTTCAGCTTACTGAAATTTGGGGAGGTTACTTTCCTACTTCATATTTTCATGTCATTACTTTTTATATGCTTATGTTTTTTATGCTATCTTTTCAACTCTCTGCAATTGAGTGGTTTGTTGTAGAGGTAATTCTTATGCAGATATctgtttgtgtttgttttgaGGTGTGGCTCTTCTAAAAAGGCACTGTCATATCCGCCTTCAGACAGGTTTATCTGCATCTTTCTGCTTGTCTGCTTCACACCTCTACCTGTTGCTCCTTTTGCTTTACCTGCTTGAGTCACCTGTAAAAACTGCAAACGCTCAGAAGCTTGGTCGTGCGACATTTTTTGATGTGCATCATTCTGCAACATGACCTAATTGAAGTTCTGCTATAAGGACATCATTTGTCACTTAAAGTTGTCCTTACTGCACGTGGGTTTCACCGTATATCTTCATCTTTGCCTGTCTACTTTACTCCTCACCATGCGTGTCTGTTGGTGTGCTTACTGTGCTTCGATTACATCTAGAAACTGAAAATGCTCAGAAGATCGTCATgtgtgatattttttttagcttTCTTCTGCTACCAGACCTTTTTTTGTCTTTAAACTAAATTTTTGCTGATGAATCATGGTGAGGTTGTTTATAGGCCTCTTAGTGCCATTTTTTAACCTCGGTTGATGTTCGAATATGATCTctgaaaaagaaattaattgTATTTTTTAGGGTCATGCCCTTCAGTTCCCTCCTGGATACTCTTATTTTGGTCTATGCTGGAGTTACAGGAGTGGGCATGGTTTTAAATATTGGTATTGATTTCTAGTATTGGCCTTGGCCAATATCAACACCGCTAGGGCCATATCGAGCTGTATTGGATGGTTGCCATTATAGTCAGGCAGGTTTTGACTTGGGAGCCCAAGtcgagatttaaaaaaaaaaaaaacaaaaaaaagagcatGAAACCTGGTTACGAGTCATGAAGATTTATCCAGGTTTAAGAAGTGACCAGACGAGGTCTGAGTTGGTccgaattttgtttttttgtccgAGTCATGAGAAACTCACtgagtttggttttgttttttattgtgTCATATACTATTCATAGACCATTAGTTTGGTCTACAACTAGACAAATCTTTagaatttttgtttgttgtctTCAATGTTGGCCTTTTTTCTTATCGCATTTGAAGCAACAATAGCCTCACTCTCCTTActcaaggagaagaaagaagatattAAACAAAGGGAGAGGGGTCTTTGAGCAAGTGGTGTAAATGGTGTAATGCATGGGAGGATaatgaggtcatttcatgtttGGAGGAGAGTGAGATGGATGCTAGTGTACCCTGAACcttttaccttaaaaaaaaaagaaaaaaacatgtcTTACCCGAGTCTccaggttttgaaaaatctgaatTAAACTCTGGTTTTCCAAAAATATTGATTATTGGATACATTTACCTTTACTAAGAATTAGGGGTGCTAGTTTGGTCATGTCTGCCTTACCCTGTTCAGCCTGAACatgagggcaggttagggttgagaatTTTTGGCCCCGAGTTAGGGCAAGACTGGCCTGGGCCAGGGTGGAGGCCTTGAGTTGAACCcaccttgactttgtctttttcttctttttctttgatagAAGGGATAAACTATAAAATCTTGTGCTGGACTTGATAGGATCATCAATAATTGAAAATAATACATCTGATGAATATGCATTTGAACGATCAAGTAAGATCTGTGCAATTGCTTCCATCCTGTTATTTATGTGTAAGGATGTGAAATTTTAGTAAAGATATTTTTCATGTTAGGTAGAGattaatcaaaattttcagaatATACTCTTACAAGTATTCTCTTATGTGTCAAGCATGAATTTAACTAGTTGTGTTGCTTTCTTCGAATTGGTTGATGTAAAAAGGCATTAGATTATTTccatattatggtatttttttttatgaaacagaATATGTTCATGTTATATTTGGACAACAATGACAAGATCATTGTCTAATCCTTTATTTTACGATTAAAACAAAGAATCCTGATATAATTAGAGGAAATTAGAGGAATGTATCATAATCCATACAAATAGAGATTCTACATGGTGAttatcaaatattttttttgttttggaactATATAAGTCCCATATTACTTTATGATGCTTGCATCTTCCttggtcagggccaatcaaggttaacccggcccaaccctaaAGGTGGTTCAGGGTTGGATTATTCAGGCCTTGAGTCAAGGTCGAGCCAAGTCTGGGCCaagctaagaggactcaaggttgggttagggttttaaaaagtctggcccaacccaacctgtTGCAGTCCTACTAAGAACCATTCCACCAATACAGGATTGGATGGATCTTGGTATCACCTCAGTTGAGCTGACACTGATATTTTGAAACCATGTGTCCACATCTGGCAAGTGTTTTGTGTAAAGTTCCTCCGAGTGATCCATGTAGCCTCCGTGGACAAGTCTACATAACTAAAGGGAGTGAAATTCGTGCACCCAAACTAAGTCCCCCATAAAATGATCGTCTCGCCCCTATGAAAAGTAGAAATTCTGCTCATATTGATGCTTCCACTTGCAATCCCATTAGCCCCTGCATTGGCGGAGGAGCCACACTCCCTGACAGTAAGCTCTCCctacaaaaaaatacaaatttttattttttatattttatgagAAAGGAAAACACTATGATTAATTGGAAGAAAATTTGAACATATCAACTATTGATAAAGTGTCATTGTGATCATCTGTGTGTGCTCTAGAAGCTTGTATAGTGTTCTGGAAGAATACATTATTCATTAAGACACCACCTGTCATAGATATATATGAAGAATTAGAGTATTTGAAGTAATAGAAGcttttaaggaggatgaaagtaggcaagggaCAAGGCCCAGATGAGATCCTAGTAGAAaggtggaagagcttaggaatttgtggTTATCTTCGATAActaagctgtttaataagattatgaacaTAAGGAATATgacagatgaatggaggagaagctcATGGTTCTGatttacaaaaacaaaggtGATATGTAAAgatgcaataactatagaggcttAAAACTAACGAGTCAtattatgaaattatgggagagggttattgaaacccatttgagacaataaattattattatagaCAACCAATTTGGTTATATCCAGGAAGATGCACAACATAAGCTATTTACCAAattaggagacttatggaaaaATTTAGAGATTACAAGAAGGAtttccatatggtctttattgacctagaaaaagcttataaCGAATTCCcgagagagttaatctggcaagaGACGtctggacataattaaagatatgtgtGTTGACAAGTGTACGGAATGTGGGGGACCTAGGTAGTGAATTTCTAATTataattgggttacatcaaggattgGCTTTAAGtctttatttgtttgcgcttattatgaatgatttaaccagagacattcaaagatgaggttccttgctGTTTGTTTTTTgctgatattgttttggtggatgagacaaaaaaaaaaaaaacaaggattagtgccaagttagagttatggagatcaaccttggaatacaaaagttttaagataagtagaacgaaatCAGAGTCTATGGtatgtaactttggttacactatgACAGATAATGAGATAGTGAAAATTAATTAAGGGGAGATTCcataaagtgattattttaggtatcttggATTAATAAAAAATACAGAAGGTGATAAAGAGGTTGGTGTTTAATGTTttacaaagaaataaaataggatgaatgaagtggagaggtgcgtccggagtgttgtgtgatagGCACATTCCTtcaaaacttaaaggaaaattttataggtcACTCGTACCACCGGTTGtaatgtatggtgcagaatgttgtgCAATTAAAAAGCATCATATACATAAACTCAAGAcaaaactagaaaaaataaagtaataaaTGATCATAATAGAGCCAGGATGGGGAGTAGCCCTGATGTATTATTAGCAATGAGAAAGTTGTATGAGATAACATGGTTATATTTAACAAAGGCCTTTTGGATGCACGGAAGAATCATTTGGTTCAAATTAaagaaactaaaagagccaagggtaaacctaaaatgaccttaggagaaatggtgaggaaagaaatgcatagcTTAaatcttgtatcaagtatgacttcgaatagagttgattggaaggcaaggatccatgtagccgaccccatttaattgggataaggctttgttgttgttattgttctAGAAGTTTATATATGTGCAAATCTTTACACATACATTAGTTATTGATTTCTTGACAAAACGcacaaaactattttttttttgaattgcaGGAAATGCCATAGAAGATGCTAAAAAATTATTCTATAAATGACATTCATTTTAATAGAAAATGTTCATGACTTTGGTTAAACGAACGTATAGAAATttcttaggaatagaagaaATGAACAAGTAGGCTCAATACTTAGGGACAAACTTGTTTTTTCCAAAATATAGAAATTAGTCAATTACATTATTTGGCTAAAAATAGGCTATCTGAGTGCAAAGCTTGTTCCAAGCAAGGTTCttaaactcgggtttcgactggATTTCAACTAACCAGAAATTGAGTTCGTTTCGGTTTCGAtcatatttcggtcgaaatctGGGACTTTCtctaggctaactcgaaccttggtttcaaggcacagaagttgtttttttgtcCTGATTTTTGTTGTGCtgtctattttttacattttaaacccaatccatatATTAGTTTCACATGGAGAACACTAAAACTactacttgtggttttgatccaagtttgatactgtatattattcttggacatggtatcgaataaggtttgaccgaaacataactccttcaatataaatgagatttaagcaatcttgaatttgttagaaaactttgttttgatagctttccaacaaatttaAGATTGCTAacatctgatttatattaaaggagtttACCAtacgcgaatgctgtcaaaatcgctctaaatgaaaatatttttttgcacatcaaaacaaataaatattttaccgtacttttgttttttaacaatgttttaccatattaagatttaaagaatttttatatttgagaaaaaaccccaaattgaaaattgcacctaccgtaaaaaatctagtttttgtttgaACTGGAGgggtttccttttggaatttgattttttaactatttttattggattcaaatacggggatatttgtttctttatgaataatatcttaagtaatatgatattagacataactaagtttCTGGCGTAAATACCTggctgtcctagtttcgagcc encodes:
- the LOC122672705 gene encoding serine/arginine-rich splicing factor RSZ22A-like isoform X2, which produces MSRLYVGNLDPRVSERELEDEFRAYGVLRSVWVARKPPGYAFVEFDDRRDALDAVRAVDGKNGWRVELSHNSKGGGGGRGGGRGRGGGGEDLKCYECGEPGHFARECRLRIGSRGMGSGRRRSPSPRHRRSPSYGRRSYSPRGRKSPRRHSISPRRGRSYSRSPPPYRHAARDSPYANGDQRRSRS
- the LOC122672705 gene encoding serine/arginine-rich splicing factor RSZ22A-like isoform X1 — translated: MSRLYVGNLDPRVSERELEDEFRAYGVLRSVWVARKPPGYAFVEFDDRRDALDAVRAVDGKNGWRVELSHNSKGGGGGRGGGRGRGGGGEDLKCYECGEPGHFARECRLRIGSRGMGSGRRRSPSPRHRRSPSYGRRSYSPRGRKSPRRHSISPRRGRSYSRSPPPYRHAARDSPYANGPVARDQRRSRS